The Pirellulales bacterium genome includes a region encoding these proteins:
- a CDS encoding sulfotransferase has translation MLQPQVEPPPHWGTDDRLRYVYLSSAMHSGSTLIACLLGAHPAVSTVGELAADFPKATRCSCGQMYTECAFWTGLERQATRAGIPFEIGNLNIDLQPKPRSGFCEALYYYGFRIPAFDAARDVAFGRTRFASKAREAVAKSVAIAQLVCDGEGTRVFLDTSKNPLQLRFLAGSDDIDLGLIVLVRDGRGVMNSIMRHYHFSKEHALGAWIWANRNIERARERYVRPERVFHLRIEDLTTDCDGVCRRLFEFLGVESGLSLDYSDLSQRHIVGNTMRLSFKGEIRADERWRDELPPDALAYFNAHGGSDWNRRYGYHD, from the coding sequence ATGCTGCAACCCCAAGTTGAGCCGCCGCCGCATTGGGGCACGGACGACCGCCTGCGCTATGTTTACTTGTCGTCCGCGATGCACAGCGGTTCGACGCTGATCGCATGTTTGCTTGGCGCGCATCCGGCGGTTTCGACGGTGGGGGAGCTGGCTGCGGATTTCCCCAAGGCCACGCGTTGTTCTTGCGGTCAAATGTACACCGAGTGCGCCTTCTGGACTGGGTTGGAGCGCCAAGCGACGCGGGCAGGCATACCGTTTGAGATTGGGAATTTGAACATTGATCTGCAACCGAAGCCGCGCAGCGGATTCTGCGAGGCGCTGTACTATTACGGTTTTCGCATCCCGGCTTTTGATGCGGCGCGCGACGTGGCGTTTGGCCGGACGCGCTTCGCGTCGAAGGCGCGCGAGGCAGTGGCGAAATCGGTGGCAATTGCCCAGTTGGTGTGCGACGGCGAGGGGACCCGAGTCTTTTTGGACACGTCGAAAAATCCGTTGCAGTTGCGCTTCTTGGCTGGTAGCGACGACATCGATTTGGGATTGATTGTGTTGGTGCGCGACGGGCGCGGCGTGATGAATTCGATCATGCGGCACTATCATTTCTCTAAGGAGCACGCGCTGGGCGCGTGGATCTGGGCCAATCGCAACATTGAGCGCGCCAGGGAGCGCTATGTGCGGCCCGAGCGCGTGTTTCACCTGCGCATTGAAGATTTGACGACTGACTGCGACGGCGTTTGCCGACGGCTGTTCGAGTTCCTGGGGGTTGAGTCGGGATTGTCGCTGGATTACTCCGACTTGAGCCAGCGGCACATCGTGGGCAATACGATGCGGCTCAGTTTCAAGGGCGAGATTCGCGCCGACGAGCGATGGCGCGATGAATTGCCGCCCGACGCGCTGGCGTACTTTAATGCGCACGGCGGGAGCGACTGGAACCGGCGCTATGGTTACCACGACTGA
- a CDS encoding glycosyltransferase gives MQIGTATYPPIARPTRVLFIGHSALIGGAELCLDTLLAHLDRSQIDPVVVFAGEGPLSARTLERGIPTHTRPLCWWMCFEPGRWYFQNLLMRSCSNVRWLVELVQRERIELVYTNTAVIPEGAIAARRAGVPHVWHVHEVLTPAHMRPRLLPLSAIKRCIGGWSARVIFESESARQAAGAEISEQKSIAIHNASRFDVAEAPSQEAARRQLNLPSDVTVLTMLGRLSERKNPLHLVRALAACRVSKEALCVFAGDGPLRAELERQIERLGLANQCRLLPFQADARPLLAASDLVVMPSREESFGLVLVEAAALGKPTIATRVQGPSEIIVDGETGLLVTIDDDAELAAALERLIGNQVLRERMGAAARRRAEERFSAPAHARQIEAVLRDVAARHAQTVELARG, from the coding sequence ATGCAGATCGGCACGGCAACCTATCCGCCGATAGCGCGTCCGACGCGTGTCTTGTTTATTGGGCATTCGGCGCTGATTGGCGGGGCCGAGTTGTGTCTGGACACGTTACTGGCGCATCTCGATCGATCGCAAATTGATCCGGTTGTGGTGTTCGCGGGAGAGGGGCCTCTGTCAGCACGCACGCTGGAGCGCGGTATTCCGACGCATACGCGTCCGCTGTGCTGGTGGATGTGTTTTGAACCGGGCCGCTGGTACTTTCAGAACTTGTTGATGCGATCGTGTTCCAATGTGCGTTGGTTGGTCGAATTGGTGCAGCGTGAGCGAATTGAGCTTGTGTACACGAACACAGCGGTGATCCCCGAGGGGGCTATCGCGGCACGGCGCGCGGGCGTGCCGCATGTCTGGCACGTGCATGAAGTGCTGACCCCCGCGCACATGCGGCCGCGGCTGTTGCCGCTATCCGCGATCAAGCGGTGCATTGGTGGTTGGTCGGCACGGGTGATTTTCGAATCGGAAAGCGCGCGGCAAGCGGCGGGCGCCGAGATCTCAGAACAAAAATCGATTGCGATTCACAATGCGTCGCGATTCGACGTGGCGGAGGCGCCGAGCCAGGAGGCGGCGCGCCGACAGTTGAATTTGCCGAGTGACGTGACCGTGCTGACCATGTTAGGGAGGTTGTCGGAACGTAAGAATCCGCTGCATCTGGTACGAGCGCTGGCGGCGTGCCGGGTGAGCAAGGAGGCGTTATGCGTATTTGCGGGGGATGGGCCCTTGCGAGCCGAGCTAGAGCGACAGATTGAGCGCTTAGGCCTGGCGAATCAATGCCGGCTGTTGCCATTTCAAGCAGATGCAAGGCCGCTGTTGGCGGCCAGTGATTTGGTGGTGATGCCAAGCCGTGAGGAATCGTTTGGGCTGGTGCTGGTGGAGGCCGCTGCGCTAGGCAAACCAACCATCGCCACGCGGGTACAGGGACCGAGTGAGATCATTGTGGATGGCGAGACGGGCCTGTTGGTGACGATCGACGATGATGCGGAGCTGGCAGCGGCCCTGGAACGATTGATCGGCAACCAGGTCTTGCGCGAGCGCATGGGCGCCGCCGCCCGCCGGCGTGCGGAGGAGCGTTTCTCGGCGCCAGCGCATGCCAGACAGATTGAAGCCGTGCTAAGAGATGTGGCGGCGAGGCATGCGCAGACGGTGGAGCTTGCGCGTGGCTAG
- a CDS encoding glycosyltransferase, whose translation MASGEQSPLVSVVLPVFNGAALAGQAIESALAQTDCSLEVIAIDDGSTDDSLEMLRRYGDRIRVLEQPNLGVGAARAAGVRAARGEYVAFLDQDDWWLPGKLARQVAALRGDDRLGLAHTEVRYFDEARQQFTGPLNPDARPERLTGDCYGELLLENHVRNSSVLTRASVLRAVGFDTGIAGNSVQDYELWLKVARVSRFAYLDEPLTVIRLHPDQGTWDRRRMLGDEAELLERIAADVERTPVFRERMARLYDSLGVAHLDVADLRSARPCFRRSLGWRPTLRAGVLYLLTCCPRFVLQGIRSWRGRGAKPSQGASQPVMVGEDSLAGTALRPPASTIT comes from the coding sequence GTGGCTAGCGGCGAGCAGAGTCCGTTGGTGAGCGTGGTGCTGCCGGTGTTCAACGGCGCGGCGCTGGCGGGGCAGGCGATCGAAAGCGCGCTGGCGCAGACGGACTGCTCACTGGAGGTGATTGCCATCGACGATGGCTCGACCGACGATTCGCTAGAAATGCTGCGCCGCTATGGCGATAGGATACGGGTGCTAGAACAGCCGAATCTTGGCGTTGGCGCGGCGCGAGCCGCCGGTGTGCGAGCCGCGCGGGGGGAGTACGTCGCTTTTCTGGATCAGGACGATTGGTGGCTGCCAGGTAAGTTGGCCCGGCAGGTGGCGGCGCTAAGGGGTGATGATCGCCTTGGACTTGCGCATACCGAGGTTCGGTACTTCGACGAGGCGCGTCAGCAGTTCACTGGCCCATTGAATCCCGACGCGCGACCGGAGCGATTGACGGGTGATTGCTATGGCGAGTTGTTGCTGGAAAATCACGTTCGCAATTCAAGCGTATTGACGCGCGCCAGTGTGCTGCGAGCGGTTGGCTTTGACACAGGGATTGCTGGCAACAGCGTACAAGACTACGAACTGTGGCTGAAAGTCGCGCGGGTAAGCCGATTCGCCTATCTGGACGAACCGCTGACGGTGATTCGATTGCATCCCGACCAAGGGACTTGGGATCGGCGTCGCATGCTGGGGGACGAGGCTGAATTGCTGGAGCGAATTGCCGCTGACGTCGAACGGACGCCTGTTTTTCGAGAGCGCATGGCTCGGTTGTATGATTCGCTGGGGGTGGCGCATCTGGACGTGGCCGATTTGCGGTCGGCACGTCCCTGTTTTCGCCGCTCGCTCGGTTGGCGGCCGACGCTGCGCGCCGGCGTCCTATACTTATTGACGTGCTGCCCGAGGTTCGTGTTGCAAGGGATACGGTCCTGGCGTGGCCGCGGAGCGAAGCCGTCCCAGGGCGCGTCTCAGCCAGTGATGGTCGGCGAAGACTCCCTGGCGGGAACGGCGCTACGACCTCCTGCATCGACGATCACCTAA